The Meiothermus ruber DSM 1279 genome includes the window GAAATAACGCTGGATCCAGGGGTATACCAGAAGCATCGGTAGCGTGATAAGGACAACCGCCGCCATCTTCAGAGCCTCCGCCGGCGCAGCCTGGGCCGCCGTGCCCTCCACGTACTCGGCCACGTTGAGGCCGGTCAGGATGTCCCGCAGCACCACCGGTAAAGGCATCAGGCTGCGGTCGGAAAGAAAGAGGATGGGCTCGAAGAAGTTGTTCCAGTTAGCCACGCCGTAGAACAGCCCAATGGTCAGGAGGATGGGCCGGGACAGGGGCAGCACCACGTGCCACAGCACCTGCCAGTCGTTGGCCCCATCTATGCGGGCGGCCTCCTCGAGGCTCTCGGGCAGGCTCTGAAAGAAGGTTTTCATCACCAAAAGGTTGTAGACGCTCACCGCCCCGTTGAGCAGCACCGACCAGTAGGTGTTGAGCAGGCCCAGATCCTTGACCACCAGGAAGGTGGGAATCAGGCCGGCGTTGAACAAAAAGGTGAAGAGAATCAGGCCCACAAACAGGTTCCTGCCGGGCAGTTCGCGGCGTGAAAGAGGGTAGGCGGCCAGCACGGTAAGGGTCAGGCTGATGGCCACACCGCCCAGGGTGAGCACCAGGCTGTTGAGCGCGGCCCGCCAGATGGTGGGCTGGAAAACGAGCTGGGCGTAGGCTTCAAAAGACCAGTCCCAGGGGGCCAGGAACAGACTGGGGCTTTTGCCAAAGGGCAGCAGCGAGATCATCACCACGTACCACAGGGGCACCAGGGTGACCACCAGCACCCCCACCAGGAACAGGTCGATGCTCCACTCAAAGAGGCGGTCGCCGGGAGATAGGCTGCGCTTTTTCAAGATGCACCTCCTAGTACAGGCTGCTGCCGGTAAAGCGCCGGGCCAGGCGGTTCGCCACCACGATCAAGACCAGGCCGATCAGGCCCTTGAACAGGCCCACCGCTGTAGCCAGGCTGAACTGAAAGTTTTGAATGCCCTGCCGGTACACCCAGGTGTCGATGATGTCCCCCACGCTGTAGACCGGCAGCGAGTACAGGACAAAGATTTGGTGAAAGCCCGCGTCCAGGATGCTTCCGATCTTGAGCAGCACCACCAGCACCAGTACATCCATCAGCCCCGGCAGGGAGATATGGCGCACCTGTTGCCAGCGCGAGGCTCCGTCGATGGCGGCGGCTTCGTAGAGGGCCGGGTTGATGGAAAGCAGGGCGGCCAGAAATAGAATCGCGCTCCAGCCGGTCTCTTTCCAGACCTCCGAGAGCACCACCACCGGCTGGAAGGTGGCGGTGGAGGTGAGGAAGGGGATGGGCTCGAGGCCCAGCGCCCGCAAACCGTGGTTCAGCAGGCCCTCGCTGGGGGAGAGCATGGCCAGCAGAATGCCGTAGACGATGACCCACGACAAAAAGTGCGGTAGGTAGCTCATGGTCTGCACCACCCGGGCCAGAAAGCGCCGGCTGGTTTCGTGCAGGGCAATTGCCAGTAGGATGGCGGGGGGAATACCCAGCGCGATCTTGGCCAGGCTGATCACGAGGGTGTTGGCTAAAAGCTGACCAAAGTAGTAAGAGCTGAAGAAGTCCTGAAAGTGCTGCAGGCCCACCCACGGGCTGCTCCAGACCCCCAGCGTGGGCTGGAAGTCCTTAAAGGCGATCTGGGCGTTCCACAAGGGCCAGTAGCGAAAAACCAGAAAGTAGAGCAGGCCGGGCAGCAGCATCAGGTAAAGCAGCCGGTAGCGCCAGATCCGGCGGACGAGGGTTGCAGGCCCGTTGTGGCCAGCCAGGCTTTTTGCGGTTGCGGGGTTCATACTTTTTCTCCGGGGATTCGGGGGGGTGCGCTCGATTCCCGAACGATCAGCTCGCTGGGAAACTCCACCAGCACGTCGCGCACCTGCTCGCCGGCCTTGGCCTTGATGATCAGATCCACCATGGCCTGGCCCATGGCTTGAATGGGATGCGCTACGGTGGTCAGGCTGGGGTGGGAGTGGGCCGCGGTGGGGATGTCGTCGAAGCCCACCACCGAGAGGTCTTGCGGCACCTGCAAACCCCGGGCCTGGGCCGCGGCGATAACCCCAAAGGCGGTGAGGTCGCTGGCCGCGAAGATGGCGGTGGGGGGCTCCTCGAGGCTCAAAAGCTCATGGCCGGCCTCCACCCCCCGCTGCTGGGTGAAGTCCCCGGGCCGCACCAGCCGCTCATCCCACAGCCCCGCCGCCAGCATGCACTCCCGGTAGGCGCGCAGGCGCTCGGTGGCCTGGCTGGAGTGGGCCGCTCCGGTGATAAAACCGATGCGCCGGTGGCCCAGGGCCAGCAGGTGCCGCACAGCGGCCAGGGAACCCTCGAAGCTGTCGGCCCGCACCACCGGGAGGTGGGTTGGTGCGCCGAAATGGTTGACCAGCACCACCGGGGCGCGGCTGCGCTCGAGGCTGGCTAAAAAGCCCGCCGACCCAATCGGCACCACTATGATCAGTCCGTCGGCCAGCCCACCGAGCAGGGCCCCCACCCGCTCGCGCTCCCGCTCCGGGTCGCGTGAGGTGGTAAACACCGCCAGGTCGTAGCCCATCTGGCTGGCCGCATCGGCCGCGGCCCGCGCCAACTCGGCAAAATACGGGCTGACCAGCTCGGGAATGACCATCCCCAGAATCTGGGTGGGGTGCCCGCGCAGGCTACGCGCCGCCGTATTGGCTACGTAGCCGAGCTGGTTGGCGGCCTGGAGCACCCGGGCCCGGGTGGCCTCCGAGAAGCGCCCTTTGTTGTTGAGCACCCTGGAGACGGTGATGATGGAGACCCCGGCGAGGCGGGCCACATGAGCTAAGGTAACCTTTTCGCTAGACATTTAATTTTGCCATCCTTACGAGGTATTTTTTTGAGATAACGTTAGCGCAAACAATATCACCCATCCTTCCTACTGTCAACCCTGGGCGGCGGTCGCGCATCAAACAGGCACTTGACAGCGCTTTCAAAATCTGATTTACTCTTCCCTCAGAAACCTAAAGCAGTTCTAGAGGTCAGCATGCGCGAAGCCGTAACCCTTAGCGATGTAGCCCGTGAGGCCGGAGTCTCGCCCAGCACCGTTTCGCGGGTGATCAATGGCACGGCTCGAGTAGCTGCCAGCAAGCGGGAAGCCGTTCTCAGGGCCATTGAGCGCCTGCACTACCGCCCCAACATCATGGCTAAGGGCCTGGCCCAGGGTCGCTCGCTCACCATCGGGGTCATCACCCAGGAGATCAGCAGCCCCTACTACGCCGAGATGCTCAAGGGGGTGGAACAGGCCCTCGAGGGCACCGCCTACCACCCCATCTTTGCCAGCGGACACTGGCGGGTTGACCAGGAAGAGGCGGCCTTGAAGGTGCTGGTGGGCCGCCAGGTGGATGGTCTGATCGTGATGGACGGCAGCGTGCCGGAGGAGCGCCTGAAGGAACTGGCCCACACCATGCCGGTGGTGGTGGTGGGCCGCAGGATACCAGGTTTGCAATGCCTGGGTATAGACAACCGACGGGCAGCCTATGAGGGCGTCCAGCACCTGATTGAGCTGGGCCATCGCCGGATTGCCCACATTGCCGGCCCCACCTCCCATCCCGACTCTATCGAGCGCCTCGAGGGCTACCGGGCGGCCCTCGAGGATGCCCATATCCCCTTCGACCCCGCCTTGGTGGTGGTGGGGGACTACATGGAGCAGTCCGGGGTGCTGGCCGTCGAGGCGCTGCTGGCTCGAGGCGCTCTGTTCACCGCCATTTTCGCCGCCAACGACCAGATGGCCTACGGCGCCAATGTGGCCCTGTACCGCCGGGGAATTCGCGTTCCCCACGATGTCTCGCTGGTGGGCTTCGACGATCTACCCAGCTCCAGCTACTTCACCCCACCCCTCACCACCGTCCGCCAGCCGGGCCCGGCCATGGGCTGGGAGGCTGCGCGCCTGATGCTGGCCCTCCTCGAGGGGCGCGATTACACCCCTAAACCCCTCTCCACCCACCTGGTGGTACGGGAATCCACAGCCCTGATCCGTTCTACGGGCGCCCTGGCTGCGCACCTGTTGACCTGACGGCTGGAGTGAAGGAGGTGATGAAGGCTATCTGAATAACTTTGAAAGCGCTTTCAAAACCGGCTTAGGCAATCTGCTTGTTTAGGAGGAAACCATGAAGCAAATCCCATCGCTGCTGGCACTGCTGGTACTGTTTGGACTGGGCCTGGCCCAGAAAACCACCCTCACGGTTGGGGTCTTTCCCAACCTGGACGACGCCCTTAAAGCCCAGATACAGCTGTTCAACAAGAAGTACCCCGACGTCGAGGTCAAGCTGGTAATCCAGCAGTACGCCGACCACCACAACGCCCTCACCACCGCCCTGGCTACCGGGCAGGGCCTGCCCGACGTGGCGGCCATCGAGATTGGCTTTGTGGGCCGCTTTGCCGAGGGGCAGGGTTTCGAGGATCTGAACAAGGCCCCCTACAACGCCGGGCAGTACAAGCGGTTCTTTACCCCCTACACCATCGCCCAGGCCACCGCGTCGGATGGCCGGTTTATTGCCATGCCGGTGGACATCGGCCCCGGCACCTTCTTCTACCGGGTGGATATCCTGCAAAAAGCCGGTGTAGACCCCAAGAACATGATGACCTGGCCGGGCTACATTGCAGCAGGCCGCAAGATCAAGGCCACCACCGGCGCTTTCCTGATTGCCGATGCTTCCGATGTGGCCTGGATCAATATCTTCGCCACCACCCCGGCCAATACCAGCCCCTACTTCGATGCCCAGGGCAAGGTGATTGTGGACAGCCCCCGCTTTGTGCGGGCCTTTGAGCTGGCTAAAAACATTCGTGCGGCTGGGCTGGATGCCCGGGTTGGGGCCTGGACCAACGAGTGGTACGATGCTTTCAAAAAAGGTACCGTGGCCACGCAGTTCTCTGGGGCCTGGCTGCAAGGCCACCTGCAAAACTGGATGGCCCCCGAAACCAAGGGACTGTGGCGGGTGCAGCAACTGCCCGAGGGGATGTACGCGTCCTGGGGTGGTAGCTTCTACGCCATTCCCACCACTTCCAAGAACAAGGCCCTGGCCTGGGAGCTCATCAAGTTTGTAACTACCACCAAAGAAGCGCAGGTGGCTGCTTTTAGGGCCATCGGCGCCTTCCCCTCTCTATTGTCGGCCCAGGAAGACCCCTCCTTTAACGAGCCCATTGAGTTCTTGGGTGGTCAGCAGGCCCGGCTGCTCTGGCGCGACGCAGCCCGCCGGGTCAAGCCCCTCAAAGCTAATAAGTATGACCGCATCGCCAACGAGATTCTGACCCAGGCGCTGTCCCAGGTGCTGGACGAGGGCAAGGACATCCAGGCTGCCCTGACTGAAGCCAAGCGGCTCATCGAACGCCGTATGCGCTAGCCCAACGGGGGGAGGAGGGTAGGCCCTTCTCCCTCTTTCTGAGGAGCATCCGTGCGAAAGTCTGTTCGCATCCCAACCTCCGGCCATGCCGGCCCCAGCCTGGCTATGCGCTGGAGCAGCTTCCAGCGCCGCTATGCGCCCTACATTTTTGTCAGTCCCTTTTTCATCCTTTTCCTGATTTTTGGCCTGTACCCCACGCTGTTTTCTCTGTACATGTCCTTTCAGGCCTGGACGCCCAGCGACGGGTGGGGCCGGTGGAAGTACGTGGGCCTCGAGAACTACACCTTCACCCTGACCGACCCCATGTTCTGGCGCTCCATGTGGAACACCGTCTGGCTGGGGGTGTTCTCGGGTATCCCACAGCACCTGATTGCCATTCCGCTGGCCTTTGTGATTCACATGGTGCTCAGCCGCTTCAAGACCTTTGTCACGGCGGTTTACTTCCTCCCCTACATCACTTCTTCGGTGGCCATTGCCCTCATCTTCAACACCCTTTTTGCCACCAACAACGGTGTTATCAACCTGGTGATCGCCCACCTCAACACCTGGCCTCTGCTGGGTGCGCTGCTGCCCGACCAGAACATCAACTGGTTCACCAGCGCCAACATCAAGTACGCCCTTGCACTGGTGGTAATCTGGCAGTTTACCGGCTGGAACACTCTGCTCTACCTCTCGGCCATCCAGGCCATTCCCAAAGACCTTTACGAAGCCGCTGCGGTGGATGGGGCCACCCGCGTTCAGCAGTTCCGCTACATCACCCTGCCCCTTCTGCGGCCCATGATGTTTTTTGCTGTTAGCCTCACCATCATTGGCAACATGCAGCTTTTTGAGCAGCCCTTTGTGTTGCTGAACGGGGGCGCCAGCGCGGCCACACCGGGGGGACAGACCGCCACCATGTACATGTACCGCACGGCTTTTGAGTGGCTTGAGATGGGCACGGCGGCTTCCATCGCCTGGATACTCTTCGTTTTTATCGGCATACTCACCTACCTCAACAACCTGATTTTTGGGCGTGCAGCTCGAGGAGGCGATTAGTATGGCTCGAGTTTCCCCGGGGGGTTGGCTGCTGCGCCTGGGGGGGTACGCCCTCCTGGTGCTGGGTGGGGTGCTGACCATCGCGCCGTTCTACTTTATGTTCGTGTTTGCGACGCACCAGCGCTCGGAAATTTTCGGCTTTCCACCCCCCATCTGGTTTGGAGAACACTTCCTGACCAACTACCAGATTCTGATCGAGAAGATACCCTTCTGGCGGGCTTACTGGAACAACTTTTACCTGGCCCTGATGACCACCATCACCAGCCTGTTCTTTTGCAGTCTGGCTGGTTTTGGCTTTGCCATGTACCAGTTCCGCTGGCGCGAACAGCTCTTTGCGGTGGTCATGGCGACCTTGTTGATACCCGCCATTCTCAACCTGATTCCCTTCTATTTGCTCATCTACCAGATCGGCTGGATCAACACCCCCAAAGCCCTCTGGGTGCCGGCCATGGCCGGTGCGCTGGGCATCTTCCTGATGCGGCAGTACATCATCTCGGCCATTCCCAAGGAACTGGTGGATGCGGCGCGAATTGATGGCTGCAGCGAGTTCCAGATTTACTGGCGCATCGTGCTGCCCCTGATCCGCCCGGCCCTGGGCACCCTGGGCCTGATTACCTTTATCGGCTCATGGAACCGCTTTGCCGATGTGAACGTGATTATGCGTACCCAGGAGACCAAAACCCTGCCGGTGGTGCTGCGCACCCTGCAAGGGGCCACCGACGTGGAGTGGGGGGCCATTATGGCCGGGACGGCCCTGCTGGTTGCCCCGCTGCTGCTGGTGTTTGCCCTGGCGGCCCGGCAGCTCATGGAGGGGTTGACCTCGGGGGCGGTCAAGAGCTAAGGCGGCACGGAAAAGTTGAAGAACGGTTCCACCTTATGGGCCGGGCTCGAGGTTCATTACGGCCGATTCCATACGCGATAGGAGGTTAGATGTACCTAACTCGCTGGACTTTCGTGGGGGTTTGCTTGGGACTGATGGTATGGGCCCAGCCCGGCCCGCCGCTGCGAAGCCTGGCCGAGGCTCGGAAAATTCAGATCGGAGCGGCTGTGGAACCGAGTCTGCTGCTGCAGGAACCCCAGTACGCCCAGGTGCTGGCTCGGGAGTTCAACCTGGTGGTGGCCGAGAACGTGATGAAGTGGGGGGCCTTGCAGACCGCTCGAGGTGAGTACAACTTTGCCGCTGCCGACCTGCTTCTGAACTTTGCCCAGAGGAACCGGCAGGCGGTGCGGGGGCATACCCTGGTCTGGCACCAGCAACTGCCCCGCTGGATGTACGGCAGTTTTACCTCGGCCGAGATGGAGGCCATCCTGAGCGATCACATCCGCACCGTGGTGGGGCGTTACCGCGGCCAAATCGCCTACTGGGACGTGGTGAACGAGGCGATCGGCGACGATGCCCGGCTGCGCTCGACGCCCTTCGATGTGCTGCCCGGCTACCTGGAAAAAGCCTTTCGGCTGGCCCGTGCGGCCGACCCCAGCGCCAAGCTGTTCTACAACGACTACGGGGCCGAGGGCCTGGGGGCCAAGTCGGATGCCATCTACGCGCTTCTGAAGGAGCTCAGAGCAAGGGGGGTGCCGGTGGATG containing:
- a CDS encoding LacI family DNA-binding transcriptional regulator, whose amino-acid sequence is MREAVTLSDVAREAGVSPSTVSRVINGTARVAASKREAVLRAIERLHYRPNIMAKGLAQGRSLTIGVITQEISSPYYAEMLKGVEQALEGTAYHPIFASGHWRVDQEEAALKVLVGRQVDGLIVMDGSVPEERLKELAHTMPVVVVGRRIPGLQCLGIDNRRAAYEGVQHLIELGHRRIAHIAGPTSHPDSIERLEGYRAALEDAHIPFDPALVVVGDYMEQSGVLAVEALLARGALFTAIFAANDQMAYGANVALYRRGIRVPHDVSLVGFDDLPSSSYFTPPLTTVRQPGPAMGWEAARLMLALLEGRDYTPKPLSTHLVVRESTALIRSTGALAAHLLT
- a CDS encoding carbohydrate ABC transporter permease, translated to MARVSPGGWLLRLGGYALLVLGGVLTIAPFYFMFVFATHQRSEIFGFPPPIWFGEHFLTNYQILIEKIPFWRAYWNNFYLALMTTITSLFFCSLAGFGFAMYQFRWREQLFAVVMATLLIPAILNLIPFYLLIYQIGWINTPKALWVPAMAGALGIFLMRQYIISAIPKELVDAARIDGCSEFQIYWRIVLPLIRPALGTLGLITFIGSWNRFADVNVIMRTQETKTLPVVLRTLQGATDVEWGAIMAGTALLVAPLLLVFALAARQLMEGLTSGAVKS
- a CDS encoding endo-1,4-beta-xylanase, producing MYLTRWTFVGVCLGLMVWAQPGPPLRSLAEARKIQIGAAVEPSLLLQEPQYAQVLAREFNLVVAENVMKWGALQTARGEYNFAAADLLLNFAQRNRQAVRGHTLVWHQQLPRWMYGSFTSAEMEAILSDHIRTVVGRYRGQIAYWDVVNEAIGDDARLRSTPFDVLPGYLEKAFRLARAADPSAKLFYNDYGAEGLGAKSDAIYALLKELRARGVPVDGVGFQVHVDSSFSPRQVRMAENLERFAQLGLEIHITEMDVLLSSTGSRAERLERQAQVYREVLQVCLRQPRCKVFTLWGFTDAHSWRGASEPLIFDVDYQPKPAYFALQRTLQQP
- a CDS encoding ABC transporter permease: MNPATAKSLAGHNGPATLVRRIWRYRLLYLMLLPGLLYFLVFRYWPLWNAQIAFKDFQPTLGVWSSPWVGLQHFQDFFSSYYFGQLLANTLVISLAKIALGIPPAILLAIALHETSRRFLARVVQTMSYLPHFLSWVIVYGILLAMLSPSEGLLNHGLRALGLEPIPFLTSTATFQPVVVLSEVWKETGWSAILFLAALLSINPALYEAAAIDGASRWQQVRHISLPGLMDVLVLVVLLKIGSILDAGFHQIFVLYSLPVYSVGDIIDTWVYRQGIQNFQFSLATAVGLFKGLIGLVLIVVANRLARRFTGSSLY
- a CDS encoding LacI family DNA-binding transcriptional regulator, which gives rise to MARLAGVSIITVSRVLNNKGRFSEATRARVLQAANQLGYVANTAARSLRGHPTQILGMVIPELVSPYFAELARAAADAASQMGYDLAVFTTSRDPERERERVGALLGGLADGLIIVVPIGSAGFLASLERSRAPVVLVNHFGAPTHLPVVRADSFEGSLAAVRHLLALGHRRIGFITGAAHSSQATERLRAYRECMLAAGLWDERLVRPGDFTQQRGVEAGHELLSLEEPPTAIFAASDLTAFGVIAAAQARGLQVPQDLSVVGFDDIPTAAHSHPSLTTVAHPIQAMGQAMVDLIIKAKAGEQVRDVLVEFPSELIVRESSAPPRIPGEKV
- a CDS encoding ABC transporter substrate-binding protein, translated to MKQIPSLLALLVLFGLGLAQKTTLTVGVFPNLDDALKAQIQLFNKKYPDVEVKLVIQQYADHHNALTTALATGQGLPDVAAIEIGFVGRFAEGQGFEDLNKAPYNAGQYKRFFTPYTIAQATASDGRFIAMPVDIGPGTFFYRVDILQKAGVDPKNMMTWPGYIAAGRKIKATTGAFLIADASDVAWINIFATTPANTSPYFDAQGKVIVDSPRFVRAFELAKNIRAAGLDARVGAWTNEWYDAFKKGTVATQFSGAWLQGHLQNWMAPETKGLWRVQQLPEGMYASWGGSFYAIPTTSKNKALAWELIKFVTTTKEAQVAAFRAIGAFPSLLSAQEDPSFNEPIEFLGGQQARLLWRDAARRVKPLKANKYDRIANEILTQALSQVLDEGKDIQAALTEAKRLIERRMR
- a CDS encoding carbohydrate ABC transporter permease, which codes for MRKSVRIPTSGHAGPSLAMRWSSFQRRYAPYIFVSPFFILFLIFGLYPTLFSLYMSFQAWTPSDGWGRWKYVGLENYTFTLTDPMFWRSMWNTVWLGVFSGIPQHLIAIPLAFVIHMVLSRFKTFVTAVYFLPYITSSVAIALIFNTLFATNNGVINLVIAHLNTWPLLGALLPDQNINWFTSANIKYALALVVIWQFTGWNTLLYLSAIQAIPKDLYEAAAVDGATRVQQFRYITLPLLRPMMFFAVSLTIIGNMQLFEQPFVLLNGGASAATPGGQTATMYMYRTAFEWLEMGTAASIAWILFVFIGILTYLNNLIFGRAARGGD
- a CDS encoding carbohydrate ABC transporter permease, translating into MKKRSLSPGDRLFEWSIDLFLVGVLVVTLVPLWYVVMISLLPFGKSPSLFLAPWDWSFEAYAQLVFQPTIWRAALNSLVLTLGGVAISLTLTVLAAYPLSRRELPGRNLFVGLILFTFLFNAGLIPTFLVVKDLGLLNTYWSVLLNGAVSVYNLLVMKTFFQSLPESLEEAARIDGANDWQVLWHVVLPLSRPILLTIGLFYGVANWNNFFEPILFLSDRSLMPLPVVLRDILTGLNVAEYVEGTAAQAAPAEALKMAAVVLITLPMLLVYPWIQRYFTKGVLIGSVKE